In the Desulfovermiculus halophilus DSM 18834 genome, CTTGCGCTTTACGATCTGATCCGCCCGGAACTGCCTGGATTGGAGCAGTCCCGGCAGGCACGTCTGGACAAAGCCTACCTGAAGCAGGGGCGGAAGATTGCCTGGCGGGCTTACTGAGCGGGATCTCCCGGTATGTTTGGTCTGATTGAAAGTTAAACTGACAATTTGCAAAAATGGATATCCCTGCTTGAAGCCAGGCCCATGATTTTCCAGCATTCGGTTTCTTCCCTTGACACGTCCGTTAAAACACATATACTTTAACATATATTCACTATAGGAGGCTTTCATGGGACAGGTGACCATCTATCTGGACCCGGAAACAGAGCGGAAGCTGCAGGCTTTTCTGGAGGGGGCGAAAACTTCCAAGAGCAAATGGATATCCTCGCTGATCAAGGAGAAAACCTCTTCGGAATGGCCGGAACGGATCAAGAAGCTGGCTGGGGCCTGGAAGGATTTCCCCGAGGCTGATGAGCTCAGGCGTGAGTTCGGTTCCGATCTCCCCAGGGAACCTTGGTGATGTATCTTTTGGATACCAATACCCTGATTTATTTTTTTAAGGGGCAGGGAAAGGTCCCTGAACGACTGCTGGCAGTACCCCCAGGGGAGATTGCTGTACCGAGCGTCACCGTTTTTGAGATCGAAACTGGTATTGCCAAATCAAGACAGCCTGAAAGGCTTCGCCAAGACCTGGACGACCTTTTGACCATGGTCACTGTCCTTCCTTTCGGGATGCCCGAAGCCAGATCGGCAGCGAAGATCAGGGCTGGTCTCGAGTCTGCAGGCATCCCAATAGGGCCGTACGACACTCTCATTGCAGCCACTGCTCTGGCCAATGCTCTGGTTCTGGTGACCAGAAATGTTCGCGAGTTCTGCAGGATTGATGGACTTAAGGTGGAAAACTGGTTCTGATGCGAAGAGGATTGCGTGGTTGAGAGTACAGACAGCGTATCACGTGACTAGCCGCACTGCCCTGGACAGATAACCCTTGGTGACCAAGAAAGAACCCTTCTCTTGGCCACTATCACACAGCTCTTAATGCATAAAGTGCATAAAGGGACAGGCTAGATTTGACATTGTTCGTAAACGGTTATCTAGTAGTCCCGCCTATGGCGGGACTCGCGCTATGTCCGCAAGCGGGAATTTATTTCCCGCGCAGCTTCAGTGCAGCGCGCAAAAAGTAAACAACTTTTTGCTCTCATTAATAGGATTTCCAGCTCAGATCCAACCTGCTTGGTTCTATTGGACTGAGAGGGTACGACATTGAACTTACGAAAGAGAACGAGACATGCAAAAAGAACCATCAGTGGGCCAAACAGTCATCCAAGCCCTCACTGAGGAGCAGCTCGCGCATCTGCTGGACGTGCTCCTGGATAAAGAACCTGAGGATCTTCGGCATAAATTGCCTCTGCTTGACCAGGAGACGGCCCGGACAGTGGAGCATGTCGTCACCCGGCATCGAGCGGGCTCAGCTGAAGATCAAGCTTCATCTGTCCTGAGCAGAGACAAGCTGAAGGAGGTCTGGGATGGTCTATGGGAGAGGTGGAACCGGGCTGTGGCCCAACTCGGTGACGATGAAGGCAGCTACTCCGTGCAGGAAGTCCACTGGGATCCGCCTTATTTTGACGGCTTCTCCTTGTCCCTGGATCTTGATGAGATCGCTGAGCAGATGCTTCCCTACCTGGAACAGGCATTTGAGTCGTTTCATGAGTCGGAGCTCTTTTCAGGCGCCCTGATCGACATTGAAGAATCCATTGCCGAGTACCCCGAATGGATGGGCGTTGAACATGAGGAGCCGGTCACCCTGGGGCCTTGCGCCACCCAGTGCCTGCTCAAGTGGATATGGAAGGACGCTGGATTGTCTGAGGACCAGGGCTGGAGTTTCCTCGATTCCCTGAAAAGCCTCTGCAACACACTGGAGATGATTGAGCTGGACGCCCCTGAGTGCGGTCGCTTCGTGGCCAGCCTCCCTGTAGAGTCGGCCCAAAAAATCTATCAGCATTTCCAAATATTCTGGGAAAATACTGAAAGAGAAGTTCTTGCCTCCCCCTGGATTCATCTCCGGGATGCTCTGAACAGGAGGTTCAGCCACGAGGACTACCTCGCCACCTGCAAATTCCACCTGGACTCCAACTGGCTCTATGGATTGGACCTCATTGACGACAGCCTATCAAAGCAGGATTACGATGCAGCCGAAGCCTGGCTCAGCAAGACAAGCGCCTCGTACCTCCTGATGCCGATTGAGAGCGGTTGGCTCCCGGAGCAATCTCTGTTTATCGATCATGCGCAATTGATCAGCCTGAAGGAACGCGAAGACATCGACAGGCTCTTCCAGGCCTGGATCACGGCGGAACATCACCTTGAGAACAGTCTCCGGTGTGCCGCTGCTGAGCTGCAGCGGTCTGTGTTTAACTATCAATTTCAGGTGGACAGGGTCCTGGACGCCTGTCAGGCCTTCAAGACCCCTGAGGCTCGGGAGACCCTGGAGCCGCTCCTGCAGGCATGGAAGGATCACCTGGCCTTTTTGAGCGGATTTACGCCAGACACAGAAGGAACAGAAGGCGATTGGTCCTGGCTCCACTGGCTGATCGAGGCCCGTCGAGAGGGCCAGGAACATGTTTTTCAGACAAAGATTCAGGACTGGCTTGAACAGCTTACAGGCAAGGCAGAACTGACTCGCTCGGACTATGACACCCTGAGCTGCCTGACGCTCGATCTGAACCACATCTCTGAATTTGGCCAGAGATGTCCAAAGTTGATCCATGTCCTGGACATGGATAATCCCGACTACCACCTTGAAGAAGAGCTGATCTCTGAACGACAAGCTCTGCTCTCGCGCTTTGCCTCAGATGATCTTGTGCAACTGACCATGAACGTATGGGAGAGTTGCCTTCACCTGCTGGTTCCCGACCCTTCGACCGCCAGAAAATCGAATTACATGCCTCACGCCAAATGGCTCAAGGCACTTGAAGAAGTCAATCCTTCCGCTTGCCAAGCAGTGTTGCAGACCTGGCAACAGACCCACAGACGTCGCAGGAATCTGTGGCAGGCTCTTCGGGAGACAGAGGTCAATGCTGAGACTGGGAAGCAATAAGGGGTATGCCGGCTTTCGATCAAAAGCGGCGGTTCGGTGTGACAATGCAATATTGATCACCCCAAGATTGACCTCTGGTGAGAGGCCGGGAGTGAGGCCAGCCCCCCTCAAGGGAGGACGAAGAAGAGGGAGCGACAGATTAAAGTTGATTTTCACTAGGTCTCCCCATGTGTCAGGAGAGTTTGAGGTGCTCTTCGTTGTTGACAGGTGTATGATTTAGGACTAAGTTTTGTAAACTAAGTCCTAAGACATGGAGCAGAGCTATGGAAACCGTAAATATTCATGAGGCCAAAACCAATTTATCCCGCCTTCTGAAGAAAGTTCAGGAAGGAAACCCTTTTATCATTTCTAAAGCAGGCAAACCCATTGCCCGGGTGACCAGTATTGATGCGCCGCATCCGAAGCAGGCAAAACGCGTGGGGTTTTTAGCAGGTCAGATCGAAGTTCCGCAGGACTTTGATCGAATGGGTGAAAAGGAAATCCAGGTCCTGTTTGGTGAAGAGAATGCATCTTCTTCTTGATACCCATGTTTTGCTCTGGGCGGCGGGAACTCCTGAAAAGCTTTCCAGCCAGGCGCTGGACCTTCTCCAAGATCCGGAAAATTATCTGTTGTTCAGTGCGGCAAGTCTGTGGGAGATTACGATCAAACGTGGACTGGGCCGCAATGACTTTCGGGTAGAGCCGGAAGTGCTCAGGCGCGGCCTAGTGGAGAATGGATATGCTGAACTGGCCATCACCAGTGCGCATGTCATGGCAGTGGGCCATTTGCCAGGTATTCACAGGGATCCTTTCGACCGGATTCTCGTGGCCCAAGCTATGACTGAGGGGGTTCTTTTGCTGACTGCTGATGATATGGTGGCCAAATACCCAGGGCCTATCCGTCGAATTTGATATTGTTCGGACAGTTATCACTATAATGAAACTTCGAGTTTTTCCGTTATTCCTGCGCAGGAACGTCATCCCGGGCTACGATCCAGGACCAGAATCCAGGCCCTTCAACACAAAAGAAGGCGTCCAGATATAGGAAGGGGACTCAGGCAGGGGCAGGCTTTATTTGAGTATTTACTGGGATTGGTGAAAAAAAGCAGATCAGCCATGCACCCCCTTGCGCAGGGTCATGTTCGAAAACCTGGTCATTGCGAAGATATTCAAGCAGTGCTACCACCCTGGCCGCACGAGTCGTTGAGAAGCTGAAACCATAAAAAGAATATATTGCAAGATGATGAACATCGGGCGGATAAACACCTTTTCTGTGCTCAAACTCGTTGAT is a window encoding:
- a CDS encoding type II toxin-antitoxin system VapC family toxin, encoding MYLLDTNTLIYFFKGQGKVPERLLAVPPGEIAVPSVTVFEIETGIAKSRQPERLRQDLDDLLTMVTVLPFGMPEARSAAKIRAGLESAGIPIGPYDTLIAATALANALVLVTRNVREFCRIDGLKVENWF
- a CDS encoding type II toxin-antitoxin system Phd/YefM family antitoxin produces the protein METVNIHEAKTNLSRLLKKVQEGNPFIISKAGKPIARVTSIDAPHPKQAKRVGFLAGQIEVPQDFDRMGEKEIQVLFGEENASSS
- a CDS encoding type II toxin-antitoxin system VapC family toxin; translation: MHLLLDTHVLLWAAGTPEKLSSQALDLLQDPENYLLFSAASLWEITIKRGLGRNDFRVEPEVLRRGLVENGYAELAITSAHVMAVGHLPGIHRDPFDRILVAQAMTEGVLLLTADDMVAKYPGPIRRI